The genomic stretch TGTGAAATATGAGTCGGCACGGAAGATCAGCATGTAGGCTTAGACCAAGACGGTATCTGCAGCCTCCTGAGCTAACTGGGCCTGTGCTTGAGCCCAGTGATGAACAGCCTCAACGAGAGGCACCACCACCTGAAAGTCGGGGtcccacacctggccaggagagagaggaagatcaCGGTGCCGCTGAGATTCTTGTGCTTGACCAGGAAGCTGATCTCCGGGAGCTGTCTCAAAGACTGGGATGAATGTGGAGATGGTCCTGATGTCCGGGGAAGATTCTGCCGAAATCAGAGCAATTTAAACTGCCAGAAGGAGGTGAAGGGCAACCACAGGTTCCAAGGAAGACAAGCTGAAACAATGCAAACTGGTTTTATATTAGATAAATGACTTAAAATATCTCAATACagttttctccaaaaaaaaaaaaaaaaaagttagccgagtATGGGGGTGTGCTCggtatggcttgagcccaggagtgagtttgaggctgcaccgagcaatgactgtgccactgcacccctgtCTGGGCAatggagtaagaccctgtctctaaaaaataaaaacaaataaacgtGATTATAGATAATAAGATATTACTTACATGAGTTACAAaccatttctttttaataagcaGAGGCCCATGACAGTAAGAGTCTAGTAGAAAAATTGAGTGGATTGCATAGAAGACATCATCCATCATTATGTCACACAGTGTGAGGCGGATGGTGCGAATAAACTGGGAAGTCCTGTCTTTCATTGAGGCAGCGTGTATTCCTGTTTGGAAGAGAAAGCCGAGAGATGTTCTGTTCCCCCAGGAAGCCATCAAGGCTTCATGACCTGCTGTCCTGGGGCCGATCACAGTGATAGCTGGCACTTGCTGTAACGGGAACAGCAGCACCTTTGTTGCGTGACATCTACCTCGAGCCAGATGCTTTTCTGAGCATGCTTTAGTGAGACCGTTTCACGCATGTCCTGCTTTCCCTCTCCCCTCAACCTGTgacaaagtgattctcctgtgtatttgtttcctagggttgctgaaagaaattactaCAAACCAGGGGGCTTAAAACAGCACGTATTCATTCTCCTGCGTTTTCAGGGGCCTCGTGTCTGCAGTCAGTGTGACCTGGCTGATGGCAGGTGTGGCAGAGCTGGTTCCTCTGGCGACTTTCAGTCTGCTTCCTTCAtctttccagcttctggaggTGACCGCCTGCCAGTCTGCCTGGGCTCGAGACCCATCCTCGAATCCCTGCGGTCTCTGCATCCTTCCTCACGTGGCCGTCCCCTCTGGATCTGACCCCAGGCTCACACAGGCGCACCTGACACTCTCCCCATCTCTAGAGCCTTCACGCGGTCACGTGGATGGGAGGAGCCATCCAAAAGCTTGGGAGTGAGGATGTGAGCGTATCGGGGCCATCAGCCAGCCTGTCACACCTCTTAAGAAGATCCCCAGACGTGTTTCTTGGCcaacttttacatttatttatttatgttttaataatGAACATTAAATAGTTAAATGCCCAGtcctaatatttaaattattaatacaGTACTACTTAGATATTGAGTAAtgtaatttatattcattttttactcttttccatcaaaatataattttactaaGTACGCATGTTGTATGTCCGTGTTTTGTCATCACTGAAGCCACTTTTGGAGTCACCTAGTAATAGCCTTTCCACTTTATCTAGTTCTGTAGCTTCTATGTGTGTAAATTACTTGAAATCTGTTTATGATCCTATTGCTGGAAACTTTATCCCAAGACACAAAAATCTCTTCTATTAGAAGTTATtaactttaaaacaattatttctttgttttattttattttattttatattttgagacagaggcttgctctgtcgcccaggctggagtgcagtggcatgatctcagctcactgcaagctccgcctcctgagttcacaccattctcctgcctcagcctcctgagtagctgggactacaggcgaccgccaccacgcccagctaattgttttttgtatttttgatagagacgaggtttcaccgtgttagccaggatggtcttgatctcctgacctcgtggtccgcctgcctcagcctcccaaagtgctgagattacaggcgtgagccaccgcgcctggcctaaaacgattatttctttaaaaaacataccCTCTATTCTATTTTGCATCTTCACAATCACTTACTGtattgctttttaaagtgatctttaaagAGTCTTGCAGAAGAGACTACCCAGCAGGCCTGAGACCATCCTGAGAGGTCTGTGTGCAAGGCAGGCCCCTGGCTGGTGTCAGGACGGTGCCCACCACCCTCAACGAGGAGGGGCTTCCTGTGCTCAGCTGCTTGTGTGGGCAACAAGGTTTGTGCTGAGaaccttcctttcttctgggaGTCCAGAGTCTGGGCACAAGGCAGGCAGAGGGTGCCCATGTGCCCAGCCCCCAGTAAAAACCCTGGCACCGAGTCTCTAGTGGGCTTCCCTGGTGACGACACTGCACACGTGTTGTCACGGCTCCCGGTGCGGGGAGTTAAGTGCATCCTGCGCGACCCCGCTGGGAGAGGATTCTGGAAGCTCGAGCCTGGTTTCCTTGGGACATCGCCGCATGGGCCTCTGCCCTTGCTGATTTTGTGTGGAATCCTTTTGCTGTAATGAATCTCTGCTGTGAGTGCACCTTTGTGCTAAGTCCTGGGAATCCTAGGGAATCACTGGCCTGGGGGTGATCCGCGGACCACTGACAAGCTTGTTCTCAATGACAGCCAATACTTTTATACCCTCTGGAAGAATTGAGCTAATATgacatttctttgctttttttggtggtggtttttATCTAGCCTGTTGGGTGGCCTCTGCAGTATTGATTGAGGTTGTTTCAGGTTAATACGTTTTCCCCCACACAGTATATTCAAAGTAAATTAATGTGGGAGGGTCATGGAATATTAGGTGACCCCTCTCCTGAGGGAAAACTCTATGTGAGGGGATTTGTGATCAACTAAAGGGTTAGACTCAGTGTTCTGCAGGTGCCTTTGAACCTGAAGCCTGTAGCAGATCTTGCTTCTCATGCTTGGAGTCTGCCATCCTGTGAAACGTGGGTTTGGGTGTGTTTCTTCTGCATGGAGCCCGAGAGTCTGCCTTTCAGACAGGCTGCCAGTCCACGGACCACACTTTGATTAGCAAGGGGCTCTTTCCATCCAAACGGTGTGGAAGCAGCGCTGGGAAGCAGTCCTGCATCCTCACGCGCGTGGGAGACATTTTCCACTCCGAAAGGAAGTTTCTTAGCCTGACTTGAAGATTTATTATCTGTAGACACTTAGAGGCTCTTTCTCTGgtggtttttattatgaattatctttttgtgtTTAGGTAATACCAGTGAGCGGTGGAGAAAGATGGGCTCTTTAATAATGAGctgttcatttctctttcttagGGCACTGTTTGAAGAAGCAAACATGGTAGCATCAAGCATTCCCTGAAATATGGCTCCAAGGGAACAATGAGACCTGCTCTTGGTCTTGGAAGCTCATCAGAATGTTTAGAGCTGGGGAGGCGTCCAAACGCCCATTGCCTGGGCCGGCGCCCCCGAGGGTGCGGAGTGTGGAGGTTGCCCGGGGGAGGGCTGGCTACGGATTCACGCTTTCGGGACAGGCGCCCTGTGTGCTCAGCTGCGTCATGAGAGGGAGCCCTGCGGATTTTGTGGGCCTCCGAGCTGGAGACCAGATACTTGCTGTCAATGAAATCAACGTGAAAAAAGCGTCTCATGAAGATGTAGTGAAATTAATTGGGAAGTGCTCTGGTGTCCTGCACATGGTGATTGCTGAAGGCGCCAGCCGCTTGGAATCCTGTTCCAGTGACGAAGAAGGGGGACTCTATGAAGGAAAAGGCTGGCTGAAGCCCAAGCTGGATTCTAAAGCACTAGGTATAAACAGAGCAGAGCGAGTCGTGGAGGAAATGCAGTCTGGTGGAATTTTCAATATGATTTTTGAAAACCCGAGCCTTTGTGCGAGCAGTTCAGAGCCCTTGAAATTGAAACAAAGATCCCTTTCGGAGTCGGCCGCAACTCGATTTGATGTTGGACATGAAGGTTTAAATAATCCAAATCCCAACATGCTTTCTAAGGAGGAAATATCAAAAGTTATTCATGATGATTCGGTTTTCAGCGTTGGACTAGAAAGTCAGGACGATTTTGCATTGGATGCAGGTATTTTAAACGTGGCGATGATCGTGGGCTACTTAGGCTCCATTGAGCTTCCTTCCACGAGCTCCAACCTGGAGTCCGACAGCTTGCAAGCCATCCGCGGCTGCATGCGGCGCCTGCGGGCAGAGCAGAAAATCCACTCGCTGGTGACCATGAAGATCATGCATGACTGTGTGCAGCTGAGCACTGACAAGGCTGGGGTCGTGGCTGAGTACCCGGCCGAGAAGCTGGCCTTCAGCGCCGTGTGCCCGGACGACCGGCGATTTTTCGGGTTGGTGACCATGCAGACGAATGACGACGGGAGCctggcccaggaggaggagggcgCCCTGCGGACTTCCTGCCATGTGTTCATGGTGGACCCAGACTTGTTTAATCACAAGATCCACCAAGGCATTGCTCGGCGGTTTGGGTTTGAGTGCACGGCCGACCCGGACACCAATGGCTGTCTGGAATTCCCGGCGTCCTCCCTGCCCGTCCTGCAGTTCATCTCTGTCCTGTACCGAGACATGGGTGAGCTGATTGAAGGCATGCGGGCCCGCGCCTTTCTGGACGGGGATGCTGACGCCCACCAGAACAACAGCACCAGCAGCAACAGTGACAGCGGCATCGGGAACTTCCACCAGGAGGAGAAGAGCAACCGGGTCCTTGTGGTGGACCTGGGTGGGAGCTCGAGCAGACATGGCCCTGGAGGCAGCACGTGGGACGGTGTGGGTGGGAGGGGTGCCCAGCCCTGGGGTGCTCCCTGGACTGGGCCCTTCTGTCTGGACCCCGAAGGGAGCCCCCCATTTGAGGCCACTCATCAGACTGACAGGTTCCGGGACCTAAACAAGCACCTAGGCCCAGCCTCTCCTGTGGAGGTGCCCCCAGCTTCCTTGAGGAGCTCAGTCCCCCCTTCCAAGAGGGGCACCGTGGGCGCTGGCTGTGGTTTCAGCCAGCGCTGGCTCCCGGTCCATGTGCTCCGGGAGTGGCAGTGCGGACACGCCAGTGACCAGGACTCTTACACAGATTCCACCGACGGCTGGTCCAGCGTTAACTGCGGCACACTGCCCCCTCCTATGAGCAAGATCCCCGCAGACCGCTACAGGGTGGAGGGCAGCTTCGCGCAGCCCCCGCTGAGCGCCCCGAAGAGGGAGTGGTCCAGGAAGGCCTTTGGAATGCAAAGCATTTTTGGTCCCCATCGAAATGTTCGAAAGACTAAGGAAGATAAAAAGGTAAGCCTGCCAGGAGCCGCTCAGCATGGAGGCCCGGCCTCCTCACTTAGCAGCCTCAGCACGGAGGCCCGGCCTCCTCACTTAGCAGCCTCAGCACGGAGGCCCAGCCTCCTCACTTAGCAGTCGCAGGGAGGCGACTCCCAGTCACCAGCTTGCACAGTCTTGGCTTCCTCCTGCTGGCCCTGTGGCCTCTGTGGCCATCACAGGGTGTCTGAGTTGCCTCTGGGCTGTGGACTGTGTCTTGCTGGGACCCCTTGCCCCCTGCCCTGTTCGAGTCCTTGGTTCTGGTTCTGGCTCTGATGGGTGGTCCTGGGCAGGACATCTGGGTAGGACAGGTGGTGGTGAAAGGGAAGTTGTCGTCTTAGAGCTCAGGATAAggcccttcctccccttcctgctCCTCCCTTGCTCTGTCCCTGTGGCCCCTTGAAGCCCATTTTAGGTCTGACCCCAGGATCTTCATCCCAGTGTCCCACACCTCTCTTGAGGTGAGAATATTCTTGAAGCACCGAAAGCCAGTTCCTCGTGCTGGTTCCTCCATGGGGAATATCCTGCTGTGTAAAACACCAGCTGGACTCCGCAGTGGGCCGGGGGAGCCACATGCCGCGTGCTCACTGAGGGGCACCTCAAGGTGTGTAGTGCTGCCTCGAAGACCTAGACCCATCAGCATCCTTTTGGGGGCCCTGCCTTCCTTTAGGAGCTAAGTTTGGAGCAGGAAAGAGAGTAAATGAGCAAAGCCGGGAACCCTCTGGAAGGGACTTTGTCCAGCAGGAGGCAGTGCTGCCATGTGGGAGTGTGCGGGGCTGTGCCTGTGCGGTTGGGTGCAGGGAACCCTCTGGAAGGACTTCCTCCAGCAGGAGGCGGCGCTGCCGTGTGGGGCTGTGCGGTCGGGTGCTGTGTTTGGAGCCAGGGCCGTTGTGACAGGTGATGGGGGTGGGCACTTAGCTCCCTTTGTTTCAGAGAAACTACTCCGGCCGTTTACGATGTAAAGACACCTTTTTAGTGTTTGTTCACATCCTGAGACTATCCTAAGAAGACCCTCTAAGGCTGCTGGCTGGGTAGGCAGGGCCGGGGAGTAGGAAAGGCCGTGTTTGATGAATATTTCTACTTGATTCCCCCTCCCAGGGCTAGTGTTTTCCATGATGAAATGTGGCACCTGAGAGAGCATTTAAAGGCGAGGAAGGAGCCGGGTGCcacggcacatgcctgtaactcggtgctttggaggctgaggcaggaggcttgcttaagcccaggagttcaagactgccgTGAGCTATGttgcagccactgcactccagcctgggtgacagagcgagactctgactctaaaataaaataaaatttaaaaaacggaGGAAGaacagatttcttgttttatcTCCTCAAAATGATCAGTGATAACATTTTGATGCATGTAAgcatagaattttgtttttttaaaaacacttgtaATCTTACGGATTTTCaacctcctctttctttttggggacagggtctggctctgttgtccaggctcaagtgcagtggctcgatcatagctcactgcagcccccgctcctgggctcaagtgatcctctcacctcagcctcctgagtagctgggactacaggcacttgctaccatgcccggctaatttttatatgttttgtaaagatggaattttgccatgttgcccaggctggtcttgaattcctgagctcaagcgatcctcctcctgcctcagcctcccagagtgctgggattacaggcatgagccacacgctcctggcctcagcctccttagagGAGTCGTTCTGCAGCTGCGCGGGCTGCTGCTGTTtttccctgtctcttttttttttttttgagacggagtctcgctctgtcacccaggctggagtgcagtggcgcaatctcagctcactgcaagctccgcctcccgggttcacgccattctcctgcctcagcctctctgagtagctgggactacaggcgcccgccaccacgcccggctaatttttttttgtatttttagtagagacggggtttcaccgtggtctcgatctcctgaccccgtgatccgcccgcctcggcctcccaaagtgctgggattacaagcgtgagccaccgcgtccggcctttcCCTGTCTCTTGATCTGAGCCCTGGGCTGGATTCTCAGGGAGGGGCCCTCCTGCCCGCGCTGGGCCTCACCTCACTTCTCCGTGGAGCCTgtaggtggtgggcagggccacTGCCAGGGAGCTGGCCTCAGTGTGGGCTGCCTGTACTGGGCAGGGATGGGGAGGTGAAGGGCCCTGGAAAGTGGTGAGAATGTTCTTTGGAATCAGGAGATTCCTCATCTCTTTGAGTACATATTTAAAACTGTGTTTTCTCCACTGCTGTGGTGTAGTGAAGGTTGACACTGGTGTTTATGTGGTTGTTTGTGGATTACAGGGCACCTTCACCTGCTTTCTCCTTGAAATTCAAAATGACCTGGACAGTGGGGAGTATGATGCCATTTTAGATGATTGACAGTGGTGCTTATGGTCCTCAGTGGACCTGAGAGACAGATAACGCTGTCATCCGCATCCCACCAGTGAATGGACTCCTCCTTGGGGCGGGTGACATGGGGGAATAGGCGGGGTTGTGATGCCAGCCTTGGGCTTCTTTGCAATGAAGATGAGGGTCCTGGCTGTTCCCACCCACGCTGGAGCACAGCagaaggggagccagcatgttCTCAGGGTTGGAAATAACGGTGCGGCGGTCACTGCTTTGCAGAGTGCATCCTTACCTTGATAGGAATCCCGAGGCCATTAGGCCAGGCGATTGAGGTTTGACtgtcaggtgacttgctcagTCACAGGGCATGTGAGTGCTGGGACCAAGACAGCCCTGGCGCTCTGTGTCGCTTCCCACAGAGACACTCCTATGTGGGATTTGGAGTGGCCTTCATAATGTGGCGTGACACACTATCTAAAAATAAACAGGTAGTAACGTGTTGTGTTTTATGGGTTCCTGCTATAATCTCTTGAGGTTTATTTGTTGCTGTCTACTTTGCCAAGTGGGCCTCCCTGCGTAGTTAGGTGAATCTGATCCCATAGCCTCCCCCGTTAGAGCAGCAGAAGCTTCCAGGGGTCATGAGGTGGCCACAAGATGGGTCCGGACGTCGCTGTGGGCAGGTCTGCAGAGCTTTGAAGGTGGCCGTGACCGTCTGCAGCGATCAGGGTCCCACCTGGATGCTGGCCTGTGCTGAGAGAAGGGGCTGGCAGGGATGCAGGAAGTGCCTGGAAGTTAGAAGCAGCAGCAGAGTGggcacagggagggagagagcagcgGAGGCCCCTGGAGGGTGCCGCGGTGTCAGGCGGCAAGCTTCACGTGACTCCGGATTCTTAGTGACGGGGACTTCAGGGCTTTACTTTGCACAAACTCAGGTGGAATCAGTCAGCATCCAGCCGGGAGACAGGAAACGCAGCAGTAATTTGAACAGGAAAAATTCAGTATACAGAATTGTTAACAAAGGAAAAGAAGGTTAGCTgctgaaagacagaaaagaaaggctAAGGTCTTCAGTGTGGAAAGGGGCTGAGTCTAGAAAAGTGGGCGTGGGAGGCTTAGATACCCAGAGTAGGGGCCTTATCTGACAGGACCGTGAGTCCATCGCAGCTGTGAGAGAGTGAAGCAGCTCCGGGTGAGGATTGGTGGCTGTCCCCAGTCCCCAGGAAAAACGATGTGGGACCCTCACGCGCCAGTCCACCCCATACCACCTGGGAGGCAGTGCCCGTGCCCAGTGCTGAATATTGAGCCCCTGGGCAGGAGCCATGTGGTCTTCAAGGCCCAGTGCCAGGATCAGAAGCTGGGCACGGCAGGGTGGGTTTGGCGCTGAGACGAAATGCCTTGGTGCCTGGCATAGTGCCCCGTTAGGCTACCCAGCATCTGTATGCACCCTTCTTCAACATCCCCCAAGGGCATCTGACCCCCAGCTTCTCCTTTTGAGCCCGCCTTGGCTTGCCTGTACCCCAGGGCGGGGTTTTCTGTGGCTGTGGAGCAGCTCTGGCCTGGACAGCCCCGTCAGCTTCTCTCCCCAGTGGGCTGCAGGCGCGTGGTGTCCAGCACTCTTTGTGGCCCAGGCCTGGGGAGGGGCCCCTGCCGACGGTGTCCTTGGCTTAGGCACTCGCTCTTAGCCCTAGAAGAATCTTCAGCATTCCCTCTACACAGTTATTACTGGTTCCATGAATGTTAAATGTTCCCTTTTAAATTACTGGCACCAGCCTTTCTTAACCTGTATGCAAAAAAAGCTGACAATTAGAAGAAGTATAATACTGCATCTAGTCGCAAGTTGGTCTCTAAGGCCAACAGTTCTGTGTCCTAACTGCCACTAGATTCTCCATTGCTGTCCTTTCCCATCGCTTTTGTTACTGCCGCCTCCACCCCGCTGTCCGCAGGCTCAGCCCAGGTTTCCGCCCTCAGTGGCCACTTGCTCCTGTGGAAGCCTGGAGACCAGCGAGCCAGACCCCTTGTTGCTCAGCATTTCCACCTCTCCTTGGTGAGATGGAAAGCTTTAACCCCCTGCACACCGTCCCAGGTGATGACCTTGTGCCAGCTCATCCTTGTCAGCTTCTCCCTCCTCTGGGGAGGAGCAAGGAATGGGAGCTGAGTTACTTGTAGACTCGCCGGGGGTCTGAAATTCTTGAAGTGGGTGAGATGATGTTTGGAAGTAGACTGCTTTCCCTTTTGTGTAGTTTGTTCTTTGTCTCTGCCTAATGTCTGTAGCCAGCACAAGCTAGTTCTCATGGAGATAAGCATTCAGGCCTGCGACTAACAAAAGGGATTGATGTGAAAGAGAATCCAGGATCTCGAAATGCTTCTGTCATCAAAAATGATTGCCTTGTGTTC from Symphalangus syndactylus isolate Jambi chromosome 16, NHGRI_mSymSyn1-v2.1_pri, whole genome shotgun sequence encodes the following:
- the LOC129464329 gene encoding LOW QUALITY PROTEIN: X antigen family member 3-like (The sequence of the model RefSeq protein was modified relative to this genomic sequence to represent the inferred CDS: inserted 3 bases in 2 codons), which codes for MSRHGRSACRLRPRRYLQPPELTGPVLEPSDEQPQREAPPPESRGPTPGQEREEDHGAAEILVLDQEADLRELSQRLGXECGDGPDXPGKILPKSEQFKLPEGGEGQPQVPRKTS
- the RGS12 gene encoding regulator of G-protein signaling 12 isoform X2; the protein is MFRAGEASKRPLPGPAPPRVRSVEVARGRAGYGFTLSGQAPCVLSCVMRGSPADFVGLRAGDQILAVNEINVKKASHEDVVKLIGKCSGVLHMVIAEGASRLESCSSDEEGGLYEGKGWLKPKLDSKALGINRAERVVEEMQSGGIFNMIFENPSLCASSSEPLKLKQRSLSESAATRFDVGHEGLNNPNPNMLSKEEISKVIHDDSVFSVGLESQDDFALDAGILNVAMIVGYLGSIELPSTSSNLESDSLQAIRGCMRRLRAEQKIHSLVTMKIMHDCVQLSTDKAGVVAEYPAEKLAFSAVCPDDRRFFGLVTMQTNDDGSLAQEEEGALRTSCHVFMVDPDLFNHKIHQGIARRFGFECTADPDTNGCLEFPASSLPVLQFISVLYRDMGELIEGMRARAFLDGDADAHQNNSTSSNSDSGIGNFHQEEKSNRVLVVDLGGSSSRHGPGGSTWDGVGGRGAQPWGAPWTGPFCLDPEGSPPFEATHQTDRFRDLNKHLGPASPVEVPPASLRSSVPPSKRGTVGAGCGFSQRWLPVHVLREWQCGHASDQDSYTDSTDGWSSVNCGTLPPPMSKIPADRYRVEGSFAQPPLSAPKREWSRKAFGMQSIFGPHRNVRKTKEDKKGSKFGRGTGLTQPSQRTSARRSFGRSKRFSITRSLDDLESATVSDGELTGADLKDCVSNNSLSSNASLPSVQSCRRLRERRVASWAVSFERLLQDPVGVRYFSDFLRKEFSEENILFWQACEYFNHVPAHDKKELSYRAREIFSKFLCSKATTPVNIDSQAQLADDVLRAPHPDMFKEQQLQIFNLMKFDSYTRFLKSPLYQECILAEVEGRALPDSQQVPSSPASKHSLGSDHSSVSTPKKLSGKSKSGRSLNEEVGDEDSEKKRKGAFFSWSRTRSTGRSQKKREHGDHADDALHANGGLCRRESQGSVSSAGSLDLSEACRTLAPEKDKATKHCCIHLPDGTSCVVAVRAGFSIKDILSGLCERHGINGAAADLFLVGGDKPLVLHQDSSILESRDLRLEKRTLFRLDLVPINRSVGLKAKPTKPVTEVLRPVVAKYGLDLSGLLVRLSGEKEPLDLGAPISSLDGQRVVLEEKDPSRGKASTDKQKGVPVKQNIAVNSSSRNHSATSFLSLFPKLRATEQMTNVGC